A single window of Salvia splendens isolate huo1 unplaced genomic scaffold, SspV2 ctg713, whole genome shotgun sequence DNA harbors:
- the LOC121791076 gene encoding F-box protein At5g46170-like, protein MGSIGADLSRKIHPEPVDDFDRLPDSLILLIFNIIGDVKALGRCCVVSRRFHSLVPQVDNVVVRVDCVISDDDPSSTSSSSSSAADKSRHPISSLFRIFFSGLFKPLQSLSQLIVPSARRLPLSDDFDCEAEQSIVTHHSPTQVLKNFNEIKLLRIELPTGELGIDEGVLLKWKAEFGSTLDSCVILGASSVVQGSNATAISSDNGVESDNGSIPESFYTNGGLKLRVVWTISSLIAASARHYLLQPIIAEHKTLASLVLTDADGQGVLSMNKEQLEELRVKPLSASSASKRTLVPALNMRLWYAPHLELPNGVVLKGATLVAIRPSEQPKKEVSGSEANWVASAFEEPFGTAARMLVKRRTYCLEMNSF, encoded by the coding sequence ATGGGTTCGATTGGAGCAGATCTGAGCCGGAAAATCCACCCCGAGCCGGTGGACGACTTCGATCGGTTGCCGGACTCGCTCATCCTATTGATCTTCAATATAATCGGAGACGTCAAGGCCTTGGGGCGATGCTGCGTCGTTTCGAGGCGGTTCCACTCGCTTGTTCCCCAGGTCGACAACGTCGTTGTCCGCGTCGACTGCGTGATCTCCGACGACGATCCTTCCTCCAcctcatcctcctcgtcctccgCCGCCGACAAGTCACGCCACCCGATCTCCTCCCTCTTCCGCATCTTCTTCTCGGGACTTTTCAAACCCTTGCAGTCCCTGTCTCAGCTCATCGTCCCCTCCGCTCGCCGCCTTCCGCTCTCGGATGATTTCGACTGCGAAGCTGAGCAGAGCATCGTCACGCACCATTCGCCCACGCAGGTGTTGAAGAATTTCAACGAGATCAAGCTGCTCAGGATAGAGCTTCCCACGGGGGAATTAGGGATTGATGAGGGCGTTTTGCTCAAGTGGAAGGCGGAATTCGGCTCCACCCTTGATAGCTGCGTGATCCTCGGAGCTTCCAGCGTCGTGCAGGGCTCTAACGCTACCGCAATTAGTAGTGATAATGGAGTGGAGAGCGATAATGGCAGCATACCGGAATCATTCTACACCAATGGAGGTCTGAAGCTGCGCGTGGTTTGGACAATCAGCTCGTTGATCGCAGCCTCCGCCAGGCATTACCTTCTGCAGCCGATAATAGCGGAGCACAAGACGCTCGCGAGCTTGGTTTTGACAGATGCTGATGGGCAAGGGGTGTTATCGATGAATAAGGAGCAGCTGGAGGAGCTCAGGGTGAAGCCTCTCTCCGCGTCGTCTGCCTCGAAGAGGACTCTTGTTCCGGCTCTGAACATGCGGTTGTGGTATGCTCCTCACCTCGAGCTGCCTAACGGTGTGGTGTTGAAAGGAGCGACTCTGGTGGCGATCAGGCCGAGTGAGCAGCCCAAGAAGGAGGTGTCGGGTTCGGAGGCGAATTGGGTTGCATCGGCGTTTGAGGAACCATTTGGGACTGCTGCAAGAATGTTGGTGAAGAGGAGGACCTACTGCCTCGAAATGAACTCTTTCTGA